In Ktedonobacterales bacterium, the following proteins share a genomic window:
- the rpsR gene encoding 30S ribosomal protein S18 — protein MQRSEGGGPRGGRGGGRDYRSRRKVCAFCVDRVREIDYKDAPRLRRYISDRGKIEPRRKTGTCAKHQRRLSVALKRARHMALLPYTAEHIRGA, from the coding sequence ATGCAAAGGTCTGAGGGCGGCGGGCCGCGTGGTGGACGGGGCGGCGGACGCGACTATCGTTCACGGAGAAAGGTCTGCGCATTTTGCGTGGATCGGGTGCGTGAGATTGACTACAAAGACGCGCCTCGCTTGCGCCGCTACATTTCTGATCGCGGCAAGATTGAGCCACGTCGCAAGACAGGTACGTGCGCGAAGCACCAGCGCCGCCTGAGTGTTGCGCTCAAACGCGCGCGGCATATGGCGCTCTTGCCCTATACGGCGGAACATATCCGAGGCGCGTAA
- a CDS encoding peptidylprolyl isomerase, with protein MSNQTLPKSSKKSKEAPTGKTREARQARGRLYRRQTARVEERRDGKPLVFGWGKHLSRRQKTKIQARAFWTFAIVVILAVVGVLGYSFYYVNYAVPAQPIVTVNGQKIPQSLFRKLNFYLAQDFSNQLASVQQQLTAAQQKANSTDPKTQAEGTQEVSDLTTQQQNLQQQYSIPTVSARSEEDLVDDILIQAQIPQLEARGVPKSTLEASDKEINAKLDAFKKAFPPTVAYSTFLSKAKMSEDEFRQILAILVRRDNMDKYQQSLIGPTALQVHSWDMQANSQQEADKFLTQLRSASAADLPAAFEKLARRSSRDPNTKARGGDMGWVISGDPDAAGGSAAVSWLFDPARKAGDLSPAIKIVEGQFNIYYITAIDPHRPIGAAKQASLKSTALDNWVRLIKALPQTQIGTIDSAKTLDPNNFPADLPAGPPANQPGAPVPPIGP; from the coding sequence ATGAGTAATCAGACGCTACCGAAATCATCGAAGAAGTCAAAGGAAGCGCCAACTGGAAAGACGCGCGAGGCGCGTCAGGCCAGGGGACGCCTCTATCGCCGTCAGACGGCGCGGGTGGAAGAGCGCCGCGATGGCAAGCCGCTGGTATTTGGCTGGGGCAAGCACCTTTCGCGCCGCCAGAAGACAAAAATCCAGGCGCGCGCGTTCTGGACGTTTGCGATTGTGGTGATTCTCGCGGTTGTGGGGGTGCTTGGCTATTCATTCTATTACGTGAATTACGCTGTTCCTGCTCAACCGATTGTCACCGTGAACGGGCAGAAGATTCCACAGAGCCTCTTCCGCAAACTCAATTTTTATCTTGCGCAAGATTTTTCCAACCAGCTTGCATCTGTTCAACAGCAATTGACCGCTGCGCAGCAAAAAGCGAATTCAACCGATCCGAAAACCCAGGCGGAAGGGACACAGGAAGTCAGCGACCTGACTACCCAGCAGCAAAACCTGCAACAGCAGTATAGTATTCCCACGGTAAGCGCCAGGTCAGAGGAAGACCTGGTTGACGATATTCTGATTCAGGCGCAGATTCCTCAGCTTGAGGCGCGTGGGGTTCCGAAGTCTACGCTGGAGGCCAGCGACAAGGAGATCAACGCCAAATTAGACGCTTTCAAGAAAGCCTTCCCGCCGACAGTGGCTTATAGCACGTTCTTGAGCAAAGCCAAGATGTCGGAAGATGAGTTCCGCCAGATTCTGGCGATTCTCGTCCGACGTGACAATATGGATAAGTACCAGCAAAGCCTGATCGGCCCGACGGCCTTGCAGGTCCATAGCTGGGACATGCAGGCCAACAGCCAGCAGGAAGCGGATAAGTTTTTGACCCAGTTGAGGAGCGCCAGTGCGGCGGACCTGCCAGCAGCGTTTGAGAAGCTGGCGAGACGCAGCTCGCGCGATCCGAATACAAAGGCCAGGGGTGGCGATATGGGCTGGGTGATCTCTGGCGATCCAGACGCCGCCGGTGGATCAGCCGCTGTATCCTGGCTTTTTGATCCAGCCCGCAAAGCAGGCGACTTAAGCCCGGCGATCAAAATTGTCGAGGGCCAGTTTAACATTTACTATATCACCGCGATTGACCCACATCGGCCCATCGGCGCTGCCAAGCAAGCATCGTTGAAGTCAACCGCGCTCGATAATTGGGTTCGGCTCATCAAGGCTTTGCCGCAGACGCAGATCGGCACGATAGATTCAGCCAAGACGCTTGACCCGAATAACTTCCCGGCGGACCTGCCTGCCGGCCCGCCCGCAAATCAGCCTGGCGCTCCGGTACCCCCCATCGGGCCGTAG
- the hemW gene encoding radical SAM family heme chaperone HemW, whose translation MIATQQPARVSAAVEEELSLLGTLSLYLHIPFCHAKCHYCDFNSYAGQLRWREPYVEALLREIAWAGELARGSGAAGRPVDQPWPCRTIFFGGGTPSLLTAEQVAQTLGAARQAFVVQTDAEITLEANPGTLEEPYLLALRAAGVNRLSMGAQSFDAGLLRWMGRIHGPEEIERAFSLARRAGFDNINLDFIFGLPDQSLEQWETTLARALALAPDHLSLYALIVEEGTPLHRWVDQGRVRPADEDVTAEMYLLAQRRLAEAGYRQYEISNWARPGKACQHNLTYWRNLPYLGVGAGAHSSFAGRRFSTALKVSEYIQRIQSDGQAVVGSEEISPDLEMAETAMLALRLNVGLSEHLFERRFGARFEEVFGARLAPVEAAGLLERADGMVRLSEQGRLLGNEVFLRLLPE comes from the coding sequence GTGATAGCAACACAACAGCCAGCGCGCGTGTCAGCAGCCGTTGAAGAGGAACTTTCGCTGCTGGGGACGCTTTCGCTCTATCTGCATATCCCTTTCTGCCATGCCAAGTGCCATTATTGCGATTTTAACTCCTATGCCGGGCAGCTTCGCTGGCGCGAGCCATATGTAGAGGCGCTGCTGCGCGAGATAGCCTGGGCTGGCGAACTGGCGCGCGGCTCCGGGGCGGCTGGCAGGCCAGTGGATCAACCCTGGCCCTGTCGGACGATCTTTTTTGGCGGCGGAACACCCAGCCTGCTGACCGCAGAGCAGGTAGCACAGACGCTGGGGGCAGCCCGGCAGGCGTTTGTGGTGCAGACGGATGCGGAGATTACGCTGGAGGCGAATCCTGGGACGCTGGAGGAGCCGTATCTGCTGGCGCTGCGCGCTGCGGGGGTGAACCGGCTCAGCATGGGCGCGCAGAGCTTTGACGCCGGGCTGCTGCGCTGGATGGGCCGCATTCATGGCCCCGAAGAGATTGAGCGCGCGTTTTCGCTGGCGCGGCGGGCCGGATTTGACAATATCAACCTGGACTTTATTTTTGGGCTGCCTGACCAGTCTCTGGAGCAGTGGGAAACTACGCTCGCGCGCGCATTGGCGCTGGCTCCCGATCACCTTTCGCTCTATGCGCTGATTGTGGAAGAGGGGACGCCGCTGCATCGCTGGGTAGATCAGGGGCGCGTGCGCCCGGCGGATGAGGATGTGACGGCAGAGATGTATCTGCTGGCACAGCGGAGGCTGGCCGAGGCTGGATATAGGCAATACGAAATCTCGAACTGGGCCAGGCCCGGCAAGGCATGCCAGCACAACCTGACCTACTGGCGCAACCTGCCCTATCTAGGCGTTGGCGCGGGCGCGCATTCGTCTTTTGCTGGACGGCGCTTTTCCACCGCATTGAAGGTATCTGAGTATATCCAGCGGATACAAAGCGATGGGCAGGCCGTTGTAGGGTCGGAGGAGATCAGCCCGGACCTGGAGATGGCCGAGACGGCTATGCTGGCGCTGCGCCTGAACGTCGGCCTCTCAGAGCACCTCTTCGAGCGGCGCTTTGGGGCGCGCTTTGAGGAGGTCTTTGGGGCGCGCCTGGCGCCGGTTGAGGCTGCGGGGCTGCTGGAACGTGCGGATGGGATGGTGCGCCTGAGCGAACAGGGACGCTTGCTTGGGAATGAGGTCTTTCTCCGGCTGCTGCCAGAGTGA